The sequence below is a genomic window from Aspergillus nidulans FGSC A4 chromosome V.
TCGCCCATGGCGCTAGAATATACACCGGCGGGAATGTACGAATTTAACCAGCAACAAGATCATATCTAAGTGTATCTGATAACGGCGGCTAATCTTGGTGGCTCTGCTAGTGTAATATCTCCAGGGGAAGGATCCTAGTCTCAATCGTCCATAGGCGCTCCGTTGATGGCTTGCCAGAGGTTCACAATCTTCCCCAGTGGATTCCATAGCACAGCAATCTCCAAACCAATATCCGAAGTCATGGGGTGGGTTTCGAGATAGAGGAAGAAAATACTGGGACTAGGATTTCCCAGAAGACGCAGAAGATAGTGGACCATAAAGTCCGTAAGTCAATTACTGATGCCTGCTATAAAGATATCAGCAAATGTGATTACTATGTTCTTTTCGACTGCGGTGACGACTACGGGGATGCCGCAGTTAGCCAGGGCGACAATGAGGCCAGTGAAGCAGTGGCTTGATAACCATCTCCTGATCAATCAGCATAGTTGCTTCAAATTCCAGCAATAATGAATCTCATTGTTCAGCTTTGAGTTTAGGATATACTTCTTATACAGTAATCAAACTCGAGCAGTTGTGAACTGGTTGGCAATTGGCTATTTATATTATTTATGTGCATCCGGCGGCGGTACAACTATATATCATTCAGAAATGGAAATTGTTAATCAACCAGCCAGTAACTATTACGCAATCACAGACTCATATAACAATGATAATGCTATACTTTATAACTCTTAAAATATATCTATCCGTTTAAGTTAGCTCAAGCATCTTCTAACTGGTTGCTACCTGCTTCCAAAAGTACTTGCTTGCAGGTCCTGTATCCTTGCTCTCCGCTCCATAAGATCAAGCTCCAACTGGTCATTCTTAAGTTGTTGCAGGCGAATGTCCACTTCCTGCTGTTTAATAtctgcttcttgctttctaATGTCTAATTCTTGCTTTCTAATGTCTGCTTCCAGTTTTCGGAGCTCCAATTCCTGACGTCGTTGTTCTAAAGTCAAAGCATCTTCAGAGGCAGTACGTCGAAGATTCTGTGAGGATCGAACTGATCTAAATACTTCATCAGTGCTTGTAAACTCCTTGCCAGTCGGTCATTGCCTTACCCATCATCACCGCTATTCTGCCTAGGATATCGCGAACGTGACTCTAAAAAATTTTCAGGTTGTGATAGAGCTGATTGACTCTCTGAAACATTGGATGGGGTAGATCGACGACGCTTGCGGCCCCCTTAACAACTGGTTAGCAACCGGTGGATAAGTATTTACAATACATACCTTCGCGGCTCATGTGACGAAGGTAATTATCTTCCATTTCTGACGTCCGATATGAGTGGTGAATATTGAACCGCGTAAGGTTCTGATATTGGAGAATGTCTGACTGGTCTAATTTGGCAGAACTGATATTGTTAGTTCTATAAAGTATTCCTTAAGCAATTGGGAAGTATTTACTTTGTGATAGCCTCCACTAACGTTAAATATTTGCAGGTGGCATTTGACTTTTGTTGAGCCTGCTTCACAGCATTTGTATAGTTGCGCAATTCACTAAAGTGATAAGGCTGAATCTTGGAACATGCTTTATTTAGCCCTGCTTTAATAATGGAGCTTTTTTTCTGCACTGCCCAATCTCGCACTGCGGCAGCTTCATTTTCTATAAACAGTTAACAAGCAGCTACAAAGCAGTTATTGAATGGTTAATATTAATACCTATAAgcagctcaagcagctcgTCATACTCAACCTCAGAGTTACAATccagcaagctcatcatcagaCCCCAAAGAGGTGTTCCATGACTTCGTGTTCCAATAGCCTTTAGAATCGAGCGCTGGAAGTGGACTTGGCAGAAAACAATTATACGTTCTAGCTGCCATGTTATATCTCGGCGCTGGGGGTCAACTTCAGAAAGATATTGACCAAGACCTTAACAAGTAGTTAGTAAGTCCCTGTGAGCCGACTGAGGGTACTCACCAGTATATAGTTTGCTATCCATGTCCATAATAATACCATATATTCCAGAACCATGTATAGGATCAAAAAGTACTGGTGTCTGGGTAAGCTTCTGGACAAGGGTAAAGACTCGTTTAAAAAGGAGGTAATAACCCCGCGTAGAGTCATCACTAGTAAAAACACGCAGCAAGGTGATAACTAGAAAAAGCAGTTAGCCACAATTCCAGAACCGTGCAAAAAACTTACCTTTGCACTGGTCAGGCAAGAATGTTGCAAAAAGCACCTCGTTTATGTCTTTGGTCCGAATTCGCTTATAAGACATATCTACTTCAAATGAGGATAGTTGAGCTaggagctggatttgctcCCTATAAGCACATATAACCATAGTGCCTTCTGAGTCATGATATGTCTCCTGAATGTAATCCTATATGTAATATAAGTATTTGGCAACCGGCTTACAGGCAGTTGATAACTACTTACCTTAATATGTTGATTAGACTGCTGAAGAAATATGACCCCATCGATATCCTGACCATTAGGATAGGCTAACAGGCGTTGTTTCTGCAGAATTGCAGATATA
It includes:
- a CDS encoding uncharacterized protein (transcript_id=CADANIAT00003069), with product MKKSFAMCLTAQRSFSTSMLRIYFLKADQPVNQKTQKIVDHKVHISKCDYYVLFDCGDDYGDAAVSQGDNEASEAVA
- a CDS encoding uncharacterized protein (transcript_id=CADANIAT00003070), encoding MFLVKIHPILVKGHAAIDLGFLEELFNNETLQETEECGVIEPLASRRVFCERDHPQGPGRLEHIQCDVMFNALVPVDINECPYILFTSHGIHKHPPPPPTKPPERILQGIKQMIEQIRDPSLTTAQFLRSPQLEAFCEQYNTSTLAEIHISFCNKDRISAILQKQRLLAYPNGQDIDGVIFLQQSNQHIKDYIQETYHDSEGTMVICAYREQIQLLAQLSSFEVDMSYKRIRTKDINEVLFATFLPDQCKVITLLRVFTSDDSTRGYYLLFKRVFTLVQKLTQTPVLFDPIHGSGIYGIIMDMDSKLYTGLGQYLSEVDPQRRDITWQLERIIVFCQVHFQRSILKAIGTRSHGTPLWGLMMSLLDCNSEVEYDELLELLIENEAAAVRDWAVQKKSSIIKAGLNKACSKIQPYHFSELRNYTNAVKQAQQKSNATCKYLTLVEAITNSAKLDQSDILQYQNLTRFNIHHSYRTSEMEDNYLRHMSREESRSRYPRQNSGDDGSVRSSQNLRRTASEDALTLEQRRQELELRKLEADIRKQELDIRKQEADIKQQEVDIRLQQLKNDQLELDLMERRARIQDLQAITGWLINNFHF